In Candidatus Pelagibacter sp. HIMB1321, a single genomic region encodes these proteins:
- a CDS encoding branched-chain amino acid ABC transporter permease: MDFLIFQVPMLTLQATLDGLLLGILFALIAYGMALQWGVMNIINIAQGDLVILGGYIAYFMYLSGIHPAWGIIVCPIVMYFVGVGIYKTVINKVVDRDLFISILATFGISILMMQLMNFAFGADVVLANSEFGTTMLFNNSVTLPNSKIFSAVVSIVFAICLVLYMKKSKLGRAIRATAQNARAAKILGVDTEKVYAATFGINAALCGVAGALIAITFTIHPYMGLPYTIRSFMIVIVAGLGNLPGVAMSGMGLGVFEEFADYIFGTEFRIGSVFLLLVLILVYRRFKLSRKREYLK, from the coding sequence ATGGATTTTTTAATATTTCAAGTACCTATGCTTACATTACAAGCAACCTTAGATGGTTTGCTACTTGGAATTTTATTTGCATTAATTGCTTATGGTATGGCTCTTCAATGGGGCGTGATGAACATTATCAATATTGCTCAAGGTGATTTGGTAATTTTAGGCGGATATATTGCTTACTTTATGTATCTTTCAGGAATTCACCCTGCATGGGGAATTATTGTGTGTCCTATAGTGATGTATTTTGTTGGTGTTGGAATTTATAAAACAGTAATTAATAAAGTAGTTGATAGAGATTTATTTATCTCAATTTTAGCAACGTTTGGAATTAGTATTTTAATGATGCAATTAATGAATTTTGCATTTGGTGCTGATGTTGTGCTTGCAAATTCAGAATTCGGTACAACCATGTTATTTAATAATTCGGTAACACTACCAAATTCTAAAATATTTTCTGCTGTTGTAAGTATTGTCTTTGCTATTTGTTTAGTTTTATACATGAAAAAATCAAAATTAGGACGAGCAATTAGGGCAACAGCTCAAAATGCAAGAGCTGCAAAGATTTTAGGTGTTGATACAGAAAAAGTTTATGCAGCAACTTTTGGAATTAATGCTGCTTTATGTGGTGTAGCAGGTGCTTTGATTGCAATTACTTTTACCATTCATCCTTATATGGGACTTCCATATACAATTAGATCTTTTATGATTGTAATAGTTGCAGGACTTGGAAACTTACCAGGTGTTGCTATGTCTGGAATGGGACTTGGAGTTTTTGAAGAATTTGCAGACTATATCTTTGGAACAGAGTTTAGAATAGGATCGGTATTTTTATTACTCGTTTTAATATTAGTTTATAGAAGATTTAAACTTTCAAGAAAAAGGGAATATTTAAAATAA
- a CDS encoding amino acid ABC transporter substrate-binding protein, which yields MKITKIILSFVSAVAILLSSSAISFAKVVGDKIILGSAISLTGKYSSNGVHTQNGYNMAVDRINSMGGVKVGGKTYKFEIIYYDDESNPKRAAQLAERLISQDGVEFMLGPYSSGLTKAIAPVTEKYGVPMVEANGASRSLFTKGYKYLFAVLAPANLYLDVAIDLAVEKNGGKPVKIAQAFEQDAFSQDVRLGILEAAKRTGSEIIIDDKLPKELNDMAATLAKVKAVKPDVLVVSGHTKGALTAVRQIAEMKVDVPMLAMTHCDAAKLSKQHGKNSEFALCASQWHKTLTYKDDFFGNGMKYAADFDKEFGYDPPYQAAESSAALLVFKDAFERAGSFDKKKVRDALAATNMQTFYGNIKFAEGGQNVDKPMVLFQVMCNDDGSKCENKVVAPTKWASAELIHPIPSWSSR from the coding sequence ATGAAAATAACTAAAATTATTTTAAGTTTTGTTTCTGCAGTTGCAATTTTATTATCTTCTTCTGCAATATCTTTTGCAAAAGTTGTTGGAGATAAGATAATTTTAGGATCTGCGATTTCATTAACTGGTAAATATTCATCTAATGGTGTTCATACTCAAAACGGTTACAATATGGCTGTTGATAGAATTAATAGCATGGGTGGAGTTAAAGTTGGTGGAAAAACTTATAAGTTTGAAATCATCTATTATGATGATGAGTCAAACCCAAAAAGAGCAGCACAACTTGCAGAAAGATTAATCTCTCAAGATGGAGTTGAGTTTATGCTTGGCCCATATTCTTCAGGATTAACTAAAGCAATAGCTCCTGTTACAGAGAAATATGGAGTGCCAATGGTTGAAGCTAATGGTGCATCAAGATCTTTGTTTACAAAAGGTTACAAATATTTATTTGCAGTGCTTGCACCAGCAAATTTATATCTTGATGTTGCAATCGATTTAGCTGTAGAGAAAAATGGTGGCAAACCTGTAAAAATAGCACAAGCATTTGAACAAGATGCTTTTTCTCAAGATGTAAGATTAGGTATTCTTGAAGCTGCTAAAAGAACAGGTTCTGAAATCATTATTGATGATAAATTACCTAAAGAGCTAAATGATATGGCTGCAACTTTAGCAAAAGTTAAAGCTGTAAAACCAGATGTTCTAGTTGTTTCAGGTCACACAAAAGGTGCATTGACTGCAGTTAGACAAATTGCTGAGATGAAAGTTGATGTTCCAATGTTAGCAATGACACACTGTGATGCGGCTAAACTTTCTAAGCAACATGGTAAAAACTCTGAGTTTGCTCTATGTGCTTCTCAATGGCATAAAACATTAACTTACAAAGATGATTTCTTTGGTAATGGTATGAAATATGCTGCTGACTTTGATAAGGAGTTTGGCTATGACCCTCCATATCAAGCTGCAGAATCTTCTGCTGCATTGTTAGTGTTTAAAGATGCTTTTGAAAGAGCAGGATCTTTCGATAAAAAGAAAGTCAGAGATGCTCTAGCAGCAACCAACATGCAAACATTTTATGGAAATATAAAATTTGCTGAAGGTGGTCAAAACGTTGACAAACCAATGGTACTTTTCCAAGTAATGTGTAACGATGATGGAAGTAAATGTGAGAATAAAGTTGTAGCTCCTACTAAATGGGCTTCAGCTGAATTGATACATCCAATTCCAAGTTGGTCTTCAAGATAA
- a CDS encoding LysE family translocator: MLPLDFILYLQIIIFLFISPGTPRVVIISYSMNYGVGKCIWSAFGDVTANFIQAVLVVFVIGSFFSENSIILNIFKWVGVFYILYLAYDIYKSHPKNLTEKNIIKKSNLSFFKDGFLVAGTSPKAWMFFPFIFPQFIDFNSNLLTQFVILITSYIVLDFLSLIGYAMLAQKLIKWITVNPKTINTISASVLVIIAVIIVIAQQY; encoded by the coding sequence ATGCTTCCTTTAGATTTTATACTCTATCTTCAGATTATAATTTTTTTGTTCATCTCCCCAGGAACACCAAGAGTAGTTATAATTTCTTACTCAATGAATTATGGAGTTGGGAAATGTATATGGTCAGCTTTTGGAGACGTAACTGCAAATTTTATTCAAGCAGTTTTAGTAGTATTCGTAATAGGTTCTTTTTTTTCGGAAAATTCAATCATACTAAATATATTTAAGTGGGTAGGGGTTTTTTATATTCTGTATCTTGCTTATGATATCTATAAGTCACACCCAAAAAATCTAACTGAAAAAAATATAATTAAAAAAAGCAATTTATCTTTTTTTAAAGATGGTTTTTTAGTTGCCGGTACAAGTCCTAAAGCTTGGATGTTTTTTCCTTTTATATTTCCTCAATTTATAGATTTTAACTCAAATCTTTTAACTCAGTTTGTAATTCTTATTACATCATACATCGTATTGGATTTTTTATCTTTAATTGGTTATGCAATGCTCGCACAAAAACTAATTAAATGGATAACAGTCAATCCGAAAACAATAAATACAATTTCTGCGAGTGTTTTAGTTATAATTGCTGTTATTATTGTTATTGCACAACAATATTAA
- a CDS encoding TIGR03643 family protein, producing MKKKGYSPVTKVKNPEPKVDDPDWIIWAAWADRITFEEIKQKTGKSESEVIKIMRKTLKPSSFRLWRRRVHEKSIKHKKKFEYSRKEIASKIKKSDYL from the coding sequence ATGAAAAAAAAAGGCTATAGCCCAGTCACAAAAGTTAAAAATCCTGAGCCCAAAGTTGATGATCCTGACTGGATCATATGGGCAGCATGGGCAGATAGAATAACCTTTGAGGAAATTAAACAAAAAACTGGAAAATCAGAATCTGAGGTAATCAAGATTATGAGAAAAACTCTTAAACCGTCATCATTCAGATTATGGAGAAGAAGAGTTCACGAAAAAAGTATTAAGCATAAAAAAAAGTTTGAATATTCAAGAAAAGAAATAGCTAGTAAAATAAAAAAAAGTGACTATTTATAA
- the grxC gene encoding glutaredoxin 3, which produces MKSVTIYTGPLCNFCDAAKRLLTRNNAEYKEINIATTDGAIDEMIKKANGRRTVPQIFFDDQHIGGYDDIRALEKENKLQELLK; this is translated from the coding sequence ATGAAATCAGTAACTATATATACAGGTCCACTTTGTAATTTTTGTGATGCAGCTAAAAGATTATTAACTAGAAATAATGCTGAATACAAAGAAATTAATATTGCAACAACAGATGGTGCGATAGATGAAATGATTAAAAAGGCTAATGGCAGAAGAACAGTTCCACAAATATTTTTTGATGATCAACACATTGGTGGATATGATGATATTCGTGCATTAGAGAAAGAAAATAAGCTTCAGGAACTATTAAAATAA
- the msrB gene encoding peptide-methionine (R)-S-oxide reductase MsrB: MNKKNPNLTAEQKLVMFEDGTEAPGSSELNNEKRVGSYHCANCGIKLFDSDAKYESGSGWPSFYQSLPDVFDTKTDHLLGYGRTEYHCKNCNAHHGHIFDDGPKPTGKRFCNNGVCLVFKPKE; this comes from the coding sequence ATGAATAAAAAAAATCCAAACCTAACAGCTGAACAAAAATTAGTGATGTTTGAAGATGGTACTGAAGCACCTGGATCTAGTGAATTGAATAATGAAAAAAGAGTTGGAAGTTACCACTGTGCAAACTGTGGGATAAAACTTTTTGACTCTGATGCAAAGTACGAAAGTGGTTCAGGTTGGCCATCCTTTTATCAATCATTACCAGATGTTTTTGATACAAAAACAGACCATCTATTAGGTTATGGAAGAACTGAATACCACTGCAAAAATTGTAATGCACATCATGGTCATATTTTTGATGATGGGCCGAAACCTACCGGAAAAAGATTTTGTAATAATGGTGTGTGTTTAGTTTTTAAACCAAAAGAATAA
- a CDS encoding histone deacetylase family protein: protein MELAVINHEDYFAKIGDDHKFPINKFGELAKYLLEKKIINNFHKPYPCSVDTLKGAHSETYINNIINKSLDQNQVKKIGFPLVDSVVKRSLVATGGTVLASKLALDSRIACNTAGGSHHANFDEGAGYCVFNDVAVAAQYLLNRSLVKKIIIVDLDVHQGNGNSDIFKNNKDVFTFSIHSKSNYPAKKSKSDLDIELEDNTEDKKYIEILKNNLHDLNKEKFDFAFYIAGVDVHCNDRLGKLKLTDEGIKKREELVIENFFSKKIPFCGVLGGGYNKDFKKLVELHSILHETCAKFVN from the coding sequence ATGGAATTAGCAGTAATTAATCACGAAGACTATTTTGCAAAAATTGGCGATGATCATAAGTTTCCAATAAATAAATTTGGAGAGTTGGCTAAATATCTCTTAGAAAAAAAAATAATTAATAATTTTCATAAGCCATATCCGTGCTCAGTTGATACACTTAAAGGAGCTCATTCTGAAACTTATATAAATAATATAATCAATAAATCATTAGATCAAAATCAGGTAAAGAAAATTGGTTTTCCATTAGTTGACAGTGTTGTCAAAAGATCTTTAGTTGCGACTGGTGGAACAGTTTTAGCCTCAAAATTAGCATTAGATTCCAGGATAGCTTGTAATACTGCTGGGGGAAGTCATCATGCAAATTTTGATGAAGGAGCAGGATATTGCGTGTTCAATGATGTTGCAGTGGCCGCTCAATATCTACTAAACAGAAGTCTAGTTAAAAAGATAATTATAGTTGATTTAGATGTTCATCAAGGAAACGGTAACTCAGATATTTTCAAAAATAATAAAGATGTATTTACTTTTAGTATTCATTCAAAATCTAATTATCCAGCTAAAAAATCAAAAAGCGATTTGGATATTGAATTAGAAGACAATACCGAAGATAAGAAATATATAGAAATTCTTAAAAACAATCTTCATGATTTAAATAAGGAAAAATTTGATTTCGCCTTTTATATTGCTGGAGTTGATGTTCATTGCAATGACCGTTTAGGTAAATTGAAATTAACAGATGAAGGGATAAAAAAAAGGGAAGAGTTAGTAATTGAAAATTTTTTTTCTAAAAAAATTCCTTTCTGTGGTGTATTAGGTGGCGGTTACAACAAAGATTTTAAAAAACTTGTAGAATTACATTCAATATTACATGAAACATGTGCTAAATTTGTTAATTAA